A single genomic interval of Hoplias malabaricus isolate fHopMal1 chromosome 7, fHopMal1.hap1, whole genome shotgun sequence harbors:
- the hadhb gene encoding trifunctional enzyme subunit beta, mitochondrial, with protein MASMLMNSLRTCPAASPRALGFATRTLSSSALLQAQAKSKKSLAKPGVKNIVLVDGVRTPFLQSGTTYADLMPHDLARGALQGLLNRTAFPKDAVDYIVYGTVIQEVKTSNVAREAALGAGFSDKTPAHTVTMACISSNQAMTTAVGLIAAGQCDAVVAGGVEFMSDVPIRHSRKMRKTMLSLNKAKSLGARLSLLGSIRLAHLAPELPAVAEFSTAETMGHSADRLAAAFGISRLDQDEFALRSHTLAKKAQDEGLLTDIISFKVPGKDIVSKDNGIRPSSMEQLSKLKPAFIKPHGTVTAANSSYLTDGASAVLVMSEEKALAMGYKPKAYLRDFVYVSQDPKDQLLLGPTYATPKVLERSGLTLSDIDVFEFHEAFAGQILANLTAMESDWFAQNYMGRKAKVGAPPLEKFNLWGGSLSIGHPFGATGCRLVTTVAHRLKKEGGQYGLVAACAAGGQGHAMLIEAYPQ; from the exons ATGGCGTCTATGTTGATGAACTCTCTGAGGACCTGCCCTGCCGCCTCCCCCCGGGCCCTCGGCTTCG CAACACGTACGCTCAGCTCATCGGCTCTACTGCAGGctcaag CAAAAAGCAAGAAGTCTCTGGCCAAGCCTGGGGTGAAGAACATCGTTCTGGTTGATGGCGTCCGGACCCCGTTCCTGCAATCTGGCACtac gTACGCTGACCTGATGCCCCATGACCTGGCCAGAGGAGCACTGCA AGGTCTGCTGAACAGAACGGCGTTCCCTAAAGATGCTGTGGACTACATTGTGTACGGAACGGTCATTCAGGAGGTGAAGACCAGCAACGTGGCCCGAGAG gctGCACTGGGTGCTGGATTCTCTGATAAAACTCCAGCTCACACTGTGACTATGGCCTGCATCTCCTCCAACCAGGCCATGACCACAG CTGTGGGTCTGATTGCGGCCGGTCAGTGTGATGCGGTGGTGGCGGGAGGAGTGGAGTTCATGTCGGACGTCCCCATCCGTCACAGTCGTAAAATGAGGAAGACGATGTTGTCTCTGAACAAAGCCAAGAGCCTCGGGGCCAGACTCTCGCTGCTGGGCTCCATCCGCCTCGCTCACCTCGCCCCTGAG ctcccTGCTGTGGCCGAGTTCTCCACGGCCGAGACCATGGGTCACTCTGCTGACCGTCTGGCCGCCGCATTCGGAATTTCTCGCCTGGATCAGGACGAGTTTGCGCTgcgctctcacacactcgcaaaGAAAGCCCAGGACGAGGGGCTGCTCACTGACATCATCAGCTTCAAGGTTCCCG GGAAGGACATCGTATCTAAGGACAACGGGATCCGGCCCAGCAGCATGGAGCAGCTGTCCAAGCTGAAACCCGCCTTCATCAAACCACACGGAACCGTCACTGCTGCTAACTCCTCCTACCTG actgATGGTGCCTCTGCAGTGCTGGTGATGTCTGAAGAGAAAGCGCTTGCCATGGGTTACAAGCCTAAAGCGTATCTGAG gGATTTTGTGTACGTTTCTCAGGACCCTAAAGACCAGCTTCTGCTAGG GCCGACCTACGCCACTCCAAAGGTTCTGGAGAGGAGCGGACTGACTCTGTCTGACATCGACGTGTTTGAGTTCCACGAGGCGTTCGct GGGCAGATTCTGGCCAATCTGACCGCTATGGAGTCGGACTGGTTTGCACAGAACTACATGGGCCGGAAAGCCAAG GTGGGCGCTCCTCCGTTGGAGAAGTTTAACCTGTGGGGTGGGTCTCTGTCTATCGGGCATCCCTTCGGTGCCACCGGCTGCAGACTGGTCACCACAGTGGCTCACCGCCTCAAAAAGGAGGGAGGACAGTACGGACTGGTGGCTGCATGTGCTGCAGGAGGCCAG GGCCATGCCATGCTGATCGAAGCTTATCCACAGTAG